One window of the Pyrus communis chromosome 17, drPyrComm1.1, whole genome shotgun sequence genome contains the following:
- the LOC137723185 gene encoding F-box/kelch-repeat protein At3g06240-like: MGWQIKHTHFLVGLKHKWNGNHVALKLCRDPIFRTGDIHIVSSYNGLLLCEDRLMGSVSLYISNPITAESLAIPKPSKIRFTNCYSGFGFSPISDVYKVVLINKPNNESKEPGARVLTVGCTTWRIIEGFEIFALSYGTYHNGFIHWLGRRMDSLGIFAFDVETEHFQQFPLPPFQFDMDNMPNYKLGVMKSCISLTVHSLNNITVWVMKEYGVEESWTQELEICKNWGSCRSYYFKSVNFTEEGKVLILGRDGHLRVYFPNTGGFAWIHIDGISWNSDALVHVPSFVSLKDVIRG, encoded by the coding sequence ATGGGATGGCAGATTAAACACACCCACTTCTTGGTCGGCCTGAAGCACAAGTGGAACGGAAACCATGTGGCACTGAAGCTTTGTAGAGACCCAATTTTCCGAACAGGAGATATACATATTGTGAGTTCATACAACGGTTTGCTTCTATGCGAAGACAGGTTGATGGGATCGGTGAGTCTTTACATATCCAATCCCATTACCGCTGAGTCCTTAGCAATTCCAAAACCTTCGAAAATCCGTTTTACAAATTGTTATTCTGGCTTTGGGTTTAGTCCCATCAGTGATGTCTACAAAGTTGTTCTGATTAATAAGCCAAACAATGAGTCCAAGGAACCGGGGGCGAGGGTTCTCACCGTTGGTTGTACTACTTGGAGAATCATCGAAGGTTTTGAGATTTTCGCATTATCATATGGTACTTATCATAATGGATTTATTCATTGGTTAGGCCGGCGTATGGATTCTCTCGGGATCTTTGCTTTTGATGTTGAAACTGAGCATTTCCAGCAATTTCCACTACCCCCTTTTCAGTTTGATATGGACAATATGCCTAATTATAAGCTTGGAGTCATGAAAAGTTGCATCTCTTTGACAGTTCATTCGCTTAATAATATAACCGTTTGGGTGATGAAGGAGTATGGCGTTGAGGAGTCTTGGACCCAAGAGCTTGAAATTTGCAAGAACTGGGGTTCCTGTCGTTCATATTATTTCAAATCCGTAAACTTTACCGAGGAAGGAAAAGTATTGATATTAGGTAGGGACGGACATTTGCGAGTTTATTTTCCTAATACAGGGGGCTTTGCGTGGATTCATATCGATGGGATATCATGGAATAGTGACGCACTTGTCCACGTTCCAAGCTTTGTTTCACTTAAAGATGTTATCAGAGGTTAG
- the LOC137722824 gene encoding xyloglucan endotransglucosylase/hydrolase 2-like has translation MGLSSLVLLVGLVCSSLMIATYAGNFYQDFDLTWGGNRPKIFKGGQLLSLSLDKVSGSGFQSKKEYLFGRIDMQLKLVPGNSAGTVTAYYLSSQGPTHDEIDFEFLGNVSGGPYILHTNIFTQGKGNREQQFYLWFDPSKNFHTYSVIWKPQHIIFLVDKTPIRVFKNAEAVGVPFPKSQPMRIYSSLWNADDWATRGGLVKTDWSKAPFTAYYRNFNVIDSRSSNSFSEWQTNELDAPSRRRLRWVQKYFMIYNYCTDLKRFPQGAPPECRRSF, from the exons aTGGGTTTATCTAGTTTGGTTTTGTTGGTGGGATTGGTTTGCAGCTCTTTAATGATAGCAACTTATGCTGGAAATTTTTACCAAGATTTTGACCTAACATGGGGTGGCAACCGCCCCAAAATATTCAAGGGAGGTCAACTTCTTTCTCTGTCTTTAGACAAAGTTTCTGGCTCTGGGTTTCAGTCCAAAAAAGAGTACCTCTTTGGGAGGATTGATATGCAGCTTAAGCTTGTTCCCGGCAACTCTGCTGGCACCGTCACCGCATACTAC CTGTCCTCTCAAGGTCCTACACATGATGAAATCGACTTCGAATTCTTGGGAAACGTTAGCGGTGGCCCTTACATTTTGCACACCAATATTTTCACCCAGGGCAAGGGAAATAGAGAGCAGCAGTTCTATCTCTGGTTTGACCCCTCAAAAAACTTCCACACTTACTCCGTCATCTGGAAACCCCAACACATAAT TTTCTTGGTTGACAAGACTCCCATCAGAGTATTCAAGAACGCTGAAGCAGTTGGTGTCCCATTCCCGAAGAGCCAACCCATGAGGATATACTCAAGCCTTTGGAATGCAGATGACTGGGCCACCAGAGGAGGGTTGGTGAAAACTGATTGGTCGAAGGCACCCTTCACAGCATACTACAGAAACTTCAACGTCATTGATTCCAGGTCATCCAATTCCTTCTCCGAATGGCAGACTAACGAGCTTGATGCTCCCAGCAGAAGACGTCTGAGATGGGTTCAGAAATATTTCATGATTTACAACTATTGCACCGACTTAAAACGCTTCCCACAAGGCGCTCCACCTGAATGCAGACGATCTTTCTAG